The following nucleotide sequence is from Streptomyces brevispora.
TGGTTGTCGATACGGCGCGACTCGTGCCGCTCGGTGCCCAGGACGTAGAGCCCGCCGAGCTCCTTGACCTCGTCGTGCTCGGCCTTCACGGCCAACTCGGCCTTCTCCAGCGCCGCGGGCAGCGCGGCCGCCCACTCCTCGACGTGCTCGACCGGGTCGAGTCCGCGCTGACGCAGATCCGCCTCGGCCAGGTCGTCGGGGTTGCCGCCCAGCTTGATGTCCGTACCGCGGCCCGCCATGTTCGTCGCGACCGTGACGGCACCCTTGCGGCCGGCCTGCGCGATGATCGGCGCCTCCCGGTCGTGCTGCTTGGCGTTGAGGACCTCGTGCTGCACGCCGCGCTTCGACAGCTGCTGCGAGAGGTACTCGGACTTCTCGACCGAGGTGGTGCCGACCAGGATCGGCTGGCCCTTCTCGTGCTTCTCGGCGATGTCGTCCACCACAGCGGCGAACTTCGCGACCTCGGTGCGGTAGATCAGGTCCGACTGGTCGGCCCGGACCATCGGCCGGTTGGTCGGGATCGGCACCACGCCGAGCTTGTAGATCTGGTGGAACTCGGCGGCCTCGGTCATCGCCGTACCGGTCATGCCGGAGAGCTTGCCGTAGAGGCGGAAGAAGTTCTGCAGGGTGATCGTGGCGAGGGTCTGGTTCTCGTCCTTGATGTCCACCCCTTCCTTCGCCTCGATCGCCTGGTGCATGCCCTCGTTGTAGCGGCGGCCGGCGAGGATACGGCCGGTGTGCTCGTCGACGATCATGACTTCGCCGTCGATGACGACGTAGTCCTTGTCCTTCTTGAAGAGTTCCTTGGCCTTGATGGCGTTGTTGAGGTACCCGACGAGGGGGGTGTTCACCGACTCGTAGAGGTTCTCGATGCCGAGCCAGTCCTCGACCTTCGCGACACCGGGTTCGTGGATCGCGACGGTCCGCTTCTTCTCGTCGACCTCGTAGTCGCCGGTCTCCTCGATGCCCTTGAGCGGGTTGCCCGCCTCGCCCTTGGACAGCCGGGTGACCAGCTTGGCGAAGTCGGCGTACCACTTGGTGGCCTGGTCGGCGGGGCCGGAGATGATCAGCGGGGTCCGGGCCTCGTCGACCAGGATCGAGTCGACCTCGTCGACGATCGCGAAGTTGTGACCGCGCTGGACGAGCTCGTCCTGCGACCACGCCATGTTGTCGCGGAGGTAGTCGAAGCCGAACTCGTTGTTCGTGCCGTACGTGATGTCGCAGCCGTACTGCTCGCGGCGCTGGGCCGGCGTCATGTTGGCGACGATGCAGCCGACGTCCAGTCCGAGGAACTTGTGGACCCGGCCCATCATCTCCGAGTCACGCTCGGCCAGATAGTCGTTGACCGTGATCAGGTGCACGCCCTTGCCGGAGAGCGCGTTGAGATACGCGGGCAGCGTGCCGACCAGGGTCTTGCCCTCGCCGGTCTTCATCTCGGCGACGTAGCCGAGGTGCAGGGCTGCGCCGCCCATCATCTGAACGTCGTAGTGGCGCTGTCCGAGAACCCGCTTGGCGGCCTCACGGACGGTCGCGAATGCTTCGGGAAGCAGGTCGTCCAGGCTCTCGCCGTCCGCGTACCGTTCTTTGTACTCGTCGGTGAGCGCCCGCAGCTCGGCGTCGGAGAGGTTGACGAAGTCCTCTTCGATGGAGCTGACCTGGTCCGCGATGCGGTGCAGTTTGCGCAGGATCTTGCCTTCGCCTGCACGCATGAGCTT
It contains:
- the secA gene encoding preprotein translocase subunit SecA, translated to MSVFNKLMRAGEGKILRKLHRIADQVSSIEEDFVNLSDAELRALTDEYKERYADGESLDDLLPEAFATVREAAKRVLGQRHYDVQMMGGAALHLGYVAEMKTGEGKTLVGTLPAYLNALSGKGVHLITVNDYLAERDSEMMGRVHKFLGLDVGCIVANMTPAQRREQYGCDITYGTNNEFGFDYLRDNMAWSQDELVQRGHNFAIVDEVDSILVDEARTPLIISGPADQATKWYADFAKLVTRLSKGEAGNPLKGIEETGDYEVDEKKRTVAIHEPGVAKVEDWLGIENLYESVNTPLVGYLNNAIKAKELFKKDKDYVVIDGEVMIVDEHTGRILAGRRYNEGMHQAIEAKEGVDIKDENQTLATITLQNFFRLYGKLSGMTGTAMTEAAEFHQIYKLGVVPIPTNRPMVRADQSDLIYRTEVAKFAAVVDDIAEKHEKGQPILVGTTSVEKSEYLSQQLSKRGVQHEVLNAKQHDREAPIIAQAGRKGAVTVATNMAGRGTDIKLGGNPDDLAEADLRQRGLDPVEHVEEWAAALPAALEKAELAVKAEHDEVKELGGLYVLGTERHESRRIDNQLRGRSGRQGDPGESRFYLSLGDDLMRLFKAQMVERVMSMANVPDDVPIENKMVTRAIASAQSQVEQQNFETRKNVLKYDEVLNRQREVIYGERRRVLEGEDLQDQIRHFMDDTIDDYIRQETAEGFAEEWDLDRLWGAFKQLYPVKVTVAELEEAAGDLAGVTAEFIAESVKDDIHEQYDEREKTLGSDIMRELERRVVLSVLDRKWREHLYEMDYLQEGIGLRAMAQKDPLIEYQREGFDMFNAMMEGIKEESVGYLFNLEVQVEQQVEEVPVQDAGTSLSKEDAVPAARPEIRAKGLDAPQRPDRLHFSAPTVDGEGGVVEGDFSNGDGVGGESDGLTRAERRKAQKSGGGGRRRKK